TTGTGCGGTACCAAGGGATCATAGGAGGCCGGCCAGATGTCCTCCCCCACACCTTCCACAAGATATGGCCGCCCGGTGCCGCCTGAGTACACAGAGCCCTCGGGGTCCGCGCCAATGATCTGAACTTCACCGCCATGGGCCTCGGGGCGATCCTTGGAAGCTTCGCGCAGGAAACGTCCTGTTCCAGAGATGGTGCCCCCTGTCCCCACTCCGGCCACGAAGTGCGTGAGCTTTCCTTCGGTGTCGCGCCAGATTTCGGGCCCGGTAGTCTCGTAGTGGCTAAGGGGCCCGTTGAGGTTTGAGAATTGATCTGGCTTGTAAGCGCCCGGAATTTCCTTTACTAGCCGGTCAGAAACCCCGTAGTAGGACTGCGGGCTGTTGGCAGCGACCGCCGACGGGGTAACGACCACCTGTGCACCGTAGGCCCGCAAAACGGCACGTTTGTCCTCGCCCACCTTGTCCGGAACCACAAACGTGCAGTTGTAGCCCCGAGCTTGGGCAACCATCGCCATAGCAACGCCGGTGTTCCCGCTCGTAGGCTCAACCACTGTGCCACCTGGGCCAATTTTGCCCTCTTTCGCGGCCTCGTCAAGCATTTTGACGGCGATCCTGTCCTTGGCCGAGCCACCAGGATTCATGTATTCAAGCTTCACCAGAATGGTTGCTTGAATACCGTCGGTGACCTTGTTCAGCTTGACCAGCGGTGTATTGCCAATAAGGTCCAAGACGGAATTCGCATACTTCATATATCCAAACGTAGACCCCTGCCAGATCTGGGCCAAGAAGCATTACCCTTTGGGACTGTACCCACTGCCGCCTCTGGCCCCGCTTGAACAGGCGTTCGAACGGGGCCAGAGGCAGCAGTGGGTACATAAGCAGGATCTGGCTAAATCAACTCGTCCGAGAGGTGATCCGCAGTGCCGAAGCGGTGGGCGGTGATGGCGATGGCCTGCTCGCGCAGGAACGGCAGCATCTCGACGCGACCGGCCTCGGTCACTTCTCCGTGATAGATCGCCAGGTCCGGACGGCCGTCAATTCCCTGGTATACAGCCGTGGCATCGCCATCAATGAGACGGATCCGGCCAGCTCCGAACCGGCGGGCAGTAGTTAGCCACTGTGCATCGCTCTCCACTTTCACGCTGATACGCAGGCTCAACAGCAGTGCATTAATGGCGCTGGGAAGTTCGGCTCCGGAGGAGACTTCCGGAACAGAGCCGGCCAGGATCCCCGCCGAAAGCACACGTAGCAGCTTCGCTATGGAGCCGCCCTCAGCAAGACGAACCAGCGGATTCAATGGCCGGTAGCGGAACACGTTGCGCTCCGCGGACAGCGCTGAGACGTCCTTGGCGACTCCAAATTCAGCAGCCCAGGCAGCGGCGTCACTGGTCAGGGCCCGGCGCAGGAAGGCCTGCTCATCTTCTGTGAGACTTGACGCGGCGGTAATCATTTTCCGTGCCGTATCCCCCAACGGTTCGGTGGCGGTGGATTGCGCCGGAGTCCAGCTGCCCAACCCCATAAGGTAATTGGGTCCACCAGCCTTGGTGCCGGCACCAACAGCCGATTTCTTCCAGCCGCCAAACGGTTGACGCTGCACGATTGCCCCGGTAATACCACGGTTCACATACAGGTTCCCGGCTTCAATGGTGTCCATCCAGATACCGATCTCGGTTGAATCCAGCGAGTGCAAACCACTTGTCAGACCGTAATCGATGGTGTTGACCATTGAGATGGCTTCTTCGAGGGTGTCAGCACGCATGATCCCCAAAACGGGGCCAAAGAACTCTGTGAGGTGGAAGTAGGAGCCGGCAACCACCCCGGTGCGGACCCCTGGTGACCAGAGCCGTCCTGTGCTATCCAATTGCCGCGGCTCAATGGCCCAGCTTTCGCCCTCATCCAACGTTGTCAACGCTGTGTGGAGCTTGCCTGCCGCGGGCTCAATGATGGGCCCCATCTGACTGGTGGCTACTTCCGGGTAACCAACAACGAGGCTGGAAGCTGCATCTATGAGTTGATTCCGGAATCGGTTCGACTGCGCCACGGAGCCAACCATAATGACCAGCGAAGCGGCTGAGCACTTTTGTCCGGCATGCCCAAACGCTGACTGGACCACGTCTCTTGCCGCGAGGTCAAAGTCCGCGCTGGGTGTGACGATCACGGCGTTCTTACCGGAAGTTTCAGCTAATAGGGGCAGGTCATTGCGGAAACTACGGAACAGTTCCGCCGTTTCGTAGCCACCGGTGAGGAGGAGACGATCCACTAAGGGGTGCCCTACCAGTGCCTGACCCAGCTCTCTTTCACCAAGTTGGACCAACGCCAGAACTTCGCGGGGAACACCTGCATCCCATAGCGCCTGGACCATGACGGAGCCACAGCGCTGTGCTTGACGCGCAGGTTTAATGACGACGGCGGAGCCCGCGGCAAGTGCCGAAAGCGTGGACCCTGCCGGAATTGCCACGGGGAAGTTCCACGGCGGGGTCACAACTGTGAGTTTGGCTGGGACAAAGGTTGCGCCGTCGAGCGTTTCAAGGTCTTTGGCCCGCTCAGCATAGAAGTGTGCAAAGTCAATGGCCTCACTGACCTCGGGATCTCCCTGGTCCAGAGTCTTCCCGGTTTCGGATGCCATAACTTCCAGCAATTCTGCCCGGCGTGATGCCAACACGTCCCCTGCGCGGTGCAAGATGACAGCACGCTCGGCACCACTCATGGCGCTCCAGGCCGTGCTGGCAGCAACAGCGGTGTCAACAATCTGGTTTAGCTGCTCCAGCTCGGTGACGGAGGTTGCTGCAACCAGATCATTGCCCAGCGTGGAGGAGGGCACACGTGCCAGGATCTCCCGGCCCCAATCCCGGTTCTGCGCCAACGCAGGATCCGTGTCGGGAGTGTTTGCGAAGCCCTCAGTGTTGTGGCCGCGTGACTGTGCGGGCTTGTTGCGGTCCTGCACACGGTTCGAGGCGGGCACCTCGCTATCCAGCGCGGTCAGAGAGTCCAGGAAGCGGTTCTTCTCGCGTTCAAAGAGTGCTTCATTATCGGAGAGCTCAAAGACAGCTGACATGAAGTTGTCCTGGCTGGCGCCCTCTTCCAACCGGCGGATCAGGTACGCAATGGCGACATCGAACTCACCCGGATGCACTACGGGCGTGTAAAGCAGTAGTGAGCCAACGTCACGCCGAACTGCCTGCGCCTGCCCAGTTGCCATGCCCAGCAACATTTCAAACTCCAGCTGCCCCGAATCAGGGCTAATCCCGCGCTGCTTGGCAAGTAGCCAAGCGTGGGCCACGTCAAAGAGATTGTGGCCGGCCACACCGATATGTACGTTTTTGATGTGTTCCGGAGTCAGCGAATAGTTCACAATTCGCTTGTAGTTAGTGTCGGAGTCCATTTTGGAGCCCCAGGTAGCCAATGGCCAGCCGTTAACGGAGGCCTGCACCTGTTCCATGGGCAGGTTGGCACCCTTGACAATACGCACTTTGACAGGCGCACCTCCAGCGGCTGTACGCGCAGCCGCCCACTCCTGGAGGTCGATCATGGCGGCCAGGGTGTCAGGCAAATAGGCCTGCAGAACAATCCCGGCTTCAAGGTTGTTGAACTCCGGCTTGTCCAACATCCGTTTAAATACGGCGATGGTCATGCCCAAGTCTTTGTACTCTTCCATATCCAGGTTAATGAACTTGGGGGACGGGAAAGAATTGGCCAGGGTGTACAGCGGCGTCAGTTTTTGCACTACATGCTCCACGGCCTCATCAAAAGCCCATGGGGAGTGCGGCGCCACGGTGGAGGACTCCTTGATGGAGACGTAATCAACGTCGTCTCTTGCCAGCAGCTTCAAGGTCCCTTTAAGGCGACGATCGGCTTCCTTTTCACCGAGAACGGCCTCGCCAAGTAAGTTAATGTTCAGCTCTGTGCCATCCGCGCGGATCTTGGCGATGGACCGGCCCAGTTTGGCGTCGGTGGCATCGACAATGAGGTGTCCCACCATCTCGCGCAAAACCCTGCGGGCAATCGGAATGACCAGATGGGGCATGATCGGGGCCATAACCCCGCCCAAACGAACGGCGCTGCGCATGTACCACGGCAAAAACGCCGGTACTTTCGGAGCCAGTGCCGCCAGGTTACGGCCAGCCACAACCACGTCTTCAGGGCGGATGACACCAT
This genomic window from Arthrobacter sp. TMP15 contains:
- a CDS encoding bifunctional proline dehydrogenase/L-glutamate gamma-semialdehyde dehydrogenase, producing the protein MNSTAPAATAANIPVPGDELAEESIALVRRWLAEAATFPADVSAQRLAGVLKDPAGLDFTVGFVDGVIRPEDVVVAGRNLAALAPKVPAFLPWYMRSAVRLGGVMAPIMPHLVIPIARRVLREMVGHLIVDATDAKLGRSIAKIRADGTELNINLLGEAVLGEKEADRRLKGTLKLLARDDVDYVSIKESSTVAPHSPWAFDEAVEHVVQKLTPLYTLANSFPSPKFINLDMEEYKDLGMTIAVFKRMLDKPEFNNLEAGIVLQAYLPDTLAAMIDLQEWAAARTAAGGAPVKVRIVKGANLPMEQVQASVNGWPLATWGSKMDSDTNYKRIVNYSLTPEHIKNVHIGVAGHNLFDVAHAWLLAKQRGISPDSGQLEFEMLLGMATGQAQAVRRDVGSLLLYTPVVHPGEFDVAIAYLIRRLEEGASQDNFMSAVFELSDNEALFEREKNRFLDSLTALDSEVPASNRVQDRNKPAQSRGHNTEGFANTPDTDPALAQNRDWGREILARVPSSTLGNDLVAATSVTELEQLNQIVDTAVAASTAWSAMSGAERAVILHRAGDVLASRRAELLEVMASETGKTLDQGDPEVSEAIDFAHFYAERAKDLETLDGATFVPAKLTVVTPPWNFPVAIPAGSTLSALAAGSAVVIKPARQAQRCGSVMVQALWDAGVPREVLALVQLGERELGQALVGHPLVDRLLLTGGYETAELFRSFRNDLPLLAETSGKNAVIVTPSADFDLAARDVVQSAFGHAGQKCSAASLVIMVGSVAQSNRFRNQLIDAASSLVVGYPEVATSQMGPIIEPAAGKLHTALTTLDEGESWAIEPRQLDSTGRLWSPGVRTGVVAGSYFHLTEFFGPVLGIMRADTLEEAISMVNTIDYGLTSGLHSLDSTEIGIWMDTIEAGNLYVNRGITGAIVQRQPFGGWKKSAVGAGTKAGGPNYLMGLGSWTPAQSTATEPLGDTARKMITAASSLTEDEQAFLRRALTSDAAAWAAEFGVAKDVSALSAERNVFRYRPLNPLVRLAEGGSIAKLLRVLSAGILAGSVPEVSSGAELPSAINALLLSLRISVKVESDAQWLTTARRFGAGRIRLIDGDATAVYQGIDGRPDLAIYHGEVTEAGRVEMLPFLREQAIAITAHRFGTADHLSDELI
- a CDS encoding cystathionine beta-synthase, with amino-acid sequence MKYANSVLDLIGNTPLVKLNKVTDGIQATILVKLEYMNPGGSAKDRIAVKMLDEAAKEGKIGPGGTVVEPTSGNTGVAMAMVAQARGYNCTFVVPDKVGEDKRAVLRAYGAQVVVTPSAVAANSPQSYYGVSDRLVKEIPGAYKPDQFSNLNGPLSHYETTGPEIWRDTEGKLTHFVAGVGTGGTISGTGRFLREASKDRPEAHGGEVQIIGADPEGSVYSGGTGRPYLVEGVGEDIWPASYDPLVPHKIIAVTDNDSFAMTRRLAREEGLLVGGSSGMAVVAALAVAKELGPEAVIVVLLPDSGRGYLAKIFDDKWMQSYGFLKVSDEPAIGDILQTKTGGLPELVHIHPNETVRDVINLMAEYGVSQIPVLSAEPPVVMGEVIGSVDERTLTGKLFRHEAKMTDKITEHMQARLPIIGSLEPISAARNKLEVVDALMVTFVGAPVGVLTRHDLLNYLND